The Candidatus Palauibacter soopunensis genomic sequence GCCGTGGGCGCCGGGCGAGCGCGTGATGCCCATGAACGTGGACACCGACCGCTCCTACCGGGGCGGGAACAGCCTGCACCTCGCCTCCGTGCAGCAGGAGATGGGCTACGGCGACGTGCGCTGGGGCACCTACCGCCAGATCCAGACCCGGGGCGGGCAGGTCAGGAAGGGCGAGCGCGGCACCCGCATCCTCTCCTTCCAGGACAAGAAGCGGATCGCCGTGACCGACGAGCAGGGTCGGCCGAGGAGGGACGCCGAGGGCAAGAAGGTCTACCGCTACGAGAAGCTCAAGGCGCCGTTCGTGCGCCAGTACACGGTGTTCAACGCCGAGCAGGCCGACGGGCTGCCCGAGCGCTCGAACCCGACGCCCGAGCCGCTCTGGAAGGTGCACCAGCAGGCCGAGCGGGTCATGGAGGACGTCGGCGTCCCGGTCCGCCACGTCCAGGGCGACCGCGCCTACTACCACATGAAGCGCGACGAGATCGTGCTGCCCGAGCGCGGGCAGTTCCCGTCGGCGAACCACTACTACCAGACCGCGCT encodes the following:
- a CDS encoding zincin-like metallopeptidase domain-containing protein, which encodes MNHDEYHRKFADAIIEQIRQGTAPWQKPWAPGERVMPMNVDTDRSYRGGNSLHLASVQQEMGYGDVRWGTYRQIQTRGGQVRKGERGTRILSFQDKKRIAVTDEQGRPRRDAEGKKVYRYEKLKAPFVRQYTVFNAEQADGLPERSNPTPEPLWKVHQQAERVMEDVGVPVRHVQGDRAYYHMKRDEIVLPERGQFPSANHYYQTALHELGHSTGHESRMKRDTLIEGINNGFGSPEYAREELRAEISAMMTGERVGVGHDPARGAAYVEGWIQALEEDPREIRRAAADAQKISDFVLDRHRERVAARDPVAVAAVRTPAQGPQRIVVHVPQIPTPARGAGPSR